ACAACATGAATTTTATGAGATAATAAGATCATTACTCTTTAATATATGGGTTTTTCTATATTATAAAAAAAATTAATTGCCGTTATACTAATAGTCGTTTTTAACGATAAGAGGGAACAAAGATGCAAAATAAGTTTTATAGAGTTTTTTGTGTTATTATTTCTGTTTTATTCCTTTTCTCATGCGATTTTACAAAAAAGAACACAGATCAATTAATAACAGAGAACACGAAAGGTCAAAACTATTCAGAAATAACAGATACAATTAATACTGATAAAACCGAAGATGTAACAGATAATCACCTGTATAAAACATCTGAAATTCATCAAACCGAAAAAGGTATAGAAATAGAAGGTATTGATCTCGGAGGAGAAGCTTATGTAAATTCATGTGCTTTTATTTCTGATAGGCATTACCTAATATCCTTTACATATAAAGACAGTAATAAAACCGGCTACGCTGTTTATGATATAAAACAGAATGCCGTTACAGATGTAAAATTTATCGATGGCAATACATATACCAATATATTTAATATTGATGGCGGTTGCGCCTTTGGCTCATATGATGGATATATATATATATATAAAACTTCCTCAAAGCTAAATAATCCCGAATATTCAATAAAAACAGAAATCAATGATGAATTTCCATCTGATTATTTATTTATAGATACAAAGACATATATCAAAACCCAAAATAACACAATATATGTTGAACAATTCGAAGGAAATACACTTTATGAAAAAAACTGCGGTGATGAACTAGTATATTTATATCCTAAATACAAATTGAAAAATTATGTATATTTCGGCGCAAACTCTCTGGATTATAAAAAAACATACTGCGCAGTATTGAATCTTACAGATTATACATTTAAATGTTATGAAACCACAAATAGTGATTCATATCAAAATTTCTATTCCGGGACAGTGTCGAAAGAATACGAAAAAGACGATATTAAAATTTATGACCACGGTTCTCCGGAAGTTTATACAACTCTTAAACCTGAGTCATCGAACGAATCACCGAATGATTATTGTATGGGATATATAACGACAGCCGAATATTCTACCGAAACAGAAACATCAACGGTCAGAATATATTCTTGTTCGGATGGAACACTGATTTTTCGCGACAATGGTAAAGATAATAATCTTTTAGCGGAAACTGCTTCAATTTCTCAGGATGGGAAGTATGCAATGATCAGATATCGCATGCTTTCCGATGAAACCTCATATACATATTTGCTTGTCAATTTATCAGAGCTCTCTCCAATAGAGCGGCAAGTAACTGATGCTAAAGAATCCTCATCAGCTGTAGCGGAGGAATTATCTCATAAATATGGCGTCACTATAAAAACAGCCGAAAATGCCATCAGGTTTTTCCCGGATTTTGCGGCTATTCCATTATACAATGAAGATAATATTCTACGCACATTAAATGCTGTTGATGAAGTATTATCGAAATTTCCGGAAAATTTCATTGGTGAATTACTTGACCAAAAAGGCGATTCACCCATGACTTCCTATGTAATCTGCATTACCGGTAGACTTATAAGAGGGAACAATACAAGTACAAATTCACCGATTGCATATGCATTTCAGGATTTTGATGAAAAAGTGCAGTATATGGTTCTGGATGGTACATATTGGTACGGCTTGGAATCAACAATAGCACACGAATTGATGCATGCAATAGATTGTAAAATATCGCAACTCGCTATGTCTGGCTATACATCAGGCTTTTCAAAATGGAATAATTATCTTCCAAAAGGATTTGATTATAACTGGTCATATATTAATGATGACGGTGGCGATTATAACGATAATAAATATACAACAGCAGAAAACTTGTCTGACGCATGGTTTGTTGACGCATATTCAAAAACATTCCCGTGTGAAGATAAGGCTAGAATTTTTGAAAATCTGTTTGCGGGAGACGGCAGCTGCTTTCAGTCATCGCATCTAGCAGAACGAGCAAAATATTTATGTAAGGTTTTAAGAAAATCATTTAAATCACTTGAAGATGCTAATGATTTATATTGGGAGAGATATTTGAATGAAAAAGCTGCATAAAAAAAAGGAATTTGCAAACACAATTTGTTCTATCTCATCATATTCACTTAATAGTCTGATGTTTATAATATTCACCTTTCTGTTTATTTGCTCGATTATCGTGACCTGCGATATGTTGACTTCAAATTCAATTCATGAAAGTGTTATATTTATAAACGATAACGTTATATTAAATATTATTATTCTCGCTTTTTCTGTTGGCATAATGTTTTTCTTCAGACATTTTCTATGTGATATACCATTTTCAATAATGGTATCGTTAGTCATGTTTTTTACATTAATATTTGGTTTGTTATGGATAACATCGGCAAAGGCAATGCCGATATCCGATTCTTATAAAGTAGTTCAAGCCGCATATTTATCTTCTCACGGCGATTATTCAATGCTTTCCGAATCATATTTTAAATATTATCCCTTCCAGCTTGGATATGTGTTTTTTAACGAAATGATCTTCAGAATATTTAATAATGAATATTACTTTATGTTTATTCAAATTTTAAATGTAATATTTTTATCTGTATCGTATTTTTTTATACTTCTCAGTGAAAAGCTGTTATTCAATAATAAATATATAGATATTATTACTTCTGTTTTAATGATTTTTTGCCTTCAGTCTCCGATATTTTGTTCTTTCACATATGGAAATATTCCCGGTTTAATGTTTTCATGTGTTTCTATATACTTATTTATAAAAACATGTAAAAAGTTTTCCTGGCTATGTCTTCTTGCGTCAGGCTTTTTTGCAGCAGAAGCTTTTGTAATAAAGCCCAATTATTTAATAACAATAATTTCAATATCAATTATCTCCATTTTAAAGTCTATAGAAAAAAAGAATATTAAATATCTTGTATTTATAATCATTGCGTTTATTATTGGATTCGGTACACAAAAGATCTGTATCAATCAATATCAAGAACGCACAGGCATTGATTTTGGCAAAGGTATTCCTATGGTTTCATGGCTGTGTATGGGTATCAATGAAGGACCGATAGCTCCCGGATGGTTTTACAGGAAATATACAATATCAAATTTTGAAAATACTGATATGGATTCATCGGCCGCTTCAGAAATATCTAAGCTTCAAATTAAAGAACGTATCGATTACTTTTCAGATAATCCTCGATATACTTTTGGATTCTTTCGAAATAAGTTTTTAAGCCAATGGAATGAAACAACTTATCAAAGCATATGGATAACGGAGGTAAGAAACACCGAGAAAAATTATGGATGCATTGCTGATTATGTCTGCAACGAAGGAAAAAGCGCAATTAAAAAGTTCATGGATTATTTTATGCAGTTTGTTTTCGGAGGCGTTGTTGTATTTTTTTTAACAACCATATTCAAAAAAAATAAATATGCCAAAGAATCACCGGAATTACTGGTAATACCATTAATTATTTTTGGAGGTGTACTATATCATATTTTATTTGAAGCTAAATCTCAATATGTTATACCGTATCTTGTATTAATGCTTCCTTTGGCCGCATGCGGAATTAATAATTTTATATTATTAATTCATAATATGTCAGAGTCATTACTGCGAATAAAATCAAAGAAATCATAATATTTAGTGATACAACAGATAAACAAAAGGAGAAAACGGATATCCGTAATTAACTATGCTCAATCTGATCAAAGCATTGAAATCACTTAAGCAGCTTGAAGGATCGAATTTTGCAGATATTGGTCGACAGCATGATATAATATGGATTCTATTCATAAATGGCGAAGATCATTATTATATCAATATTAAATGCTCATGGCGTATGATTAAAAACAATTCTGTTTATGTAGGATGCAAAGATATATATAAATTAGCACCCGTGTATTTAAATAAAACCAGCATATACTATTCTGAAAGACGTGATATGTATGATTGGAACAGGTACGGAGCTAATATTTTCGATAGGAAAACAAAACAGCTAATAATCGCAAACGAAGCAGGGAAGGTGAGCTGCATCGGAATAAGTAAACAAAATGATATGTGTTTTAAAACTGATAAAGAAATTATATTTCAAACATTTACTGACGCTTCCGACAATGATGAGCAATGGCGTTTTTATAAGAAGTCAGATAACGGTGAAGAAAACGATAAAATTATTTTGACTGGCCAAAAGATATTTTTAAAATAACGTCTATTGTATTATGCTGCTTAAATATACAACGGTTCATAGAAAGCTATACACATTAAAAGACGCAGCTTGTGTAAGCGCGTCTTTTAATGTGTATAGCTTTGGAGATAATGAAGGTACAGTAGTAAATTCGCGTCTAAGGCTGTACAGACAATGTAAAACGAATGTAGTAAACTATCTTTTGTTACCTAAAGTGTTGGCGAAAAATACAATAGCCGACCCTGTTTGGTCGGCTATTTGTCTATTATCTAATATTTAAGCAGCGTGGAGTAATACCTGGAATTATACAGCGCCGTATACTAGATCTGTACATACGGTGAAATTGAAGGCATGAGGACTACACCCTCCGTCCACTCTATTTATATATCGTTATCAGCTTATGTTAATCATATAATCAAGTATAAACCATTTACCGTTTATACGAATCACATAATATGTAAAATTACATGGGAAAGAACGGGTATCGTATTCAGTCTTTTTTATTAATTGATTATATTTAATTCTGCCGCTATAAAAATCGGTTGAATATTCGGTTAATTCTGAAATTTCTATATCTTTAAATTCATATCCGATATGTTTGGTATAAAACTCAGGTTGAATTTGCTCGTTTTTCGGATTCAATATGTATTCAATGTCGGTTCCTTTTAAAAGATAACCTGAAATATCAGAATAAGCTGCATCAGTAGTAATATATTTTGAATATAACAGAGAAAAATCCTTTATGAAATTTGAATATTCTGTTTTTCTTGATTCAGCAATTCCGTATTTTACTGTATACAGCTTTTTCTGTGAATTATATTCGGCCTTAACCTCAGATCCATCGTAGCTGCAGATTTTGACGTCCGGTTCGTTGGTAAGATATTTTACCGTATAATATTTATAATATGGTAATAACGGTAAATAACTACTTTTATATTTAGAAAGAGAAGCCGTAAGCGTTTCATCGGCATTTGAATCTTTTGTGTAAAATCTGTCTTCATTATCTATTCTTACACCGTTTACTGAAACAGAATAATTATATGGAACAATGAAACTTACATTTTGAAAATTAACCGTTGATCCTAATTCGGGTTTATTATTATCATATACAAGATCAAGGCTTTTTCCATTTTCGTCTTTTACGGCAATTACCGGATCAATGAGCTTATCAACGTAAT
This sequence is a window from Oscillospiraceae bacterium. Protein-coding genes within it:
- a CDS encoding glycosyltransferase family 39 protein; translation: MKKLHKKKEFANTICSISSYSLNSLMFIIFTFLFICSIIVTCDMLTSNSIHESVIFINDNVILNIIILAFSVGIMFFFRHFLCDIPFSIMVSLVMFFTLIFGLLWITSAKAMPISDSYKVVQAAYLSSHGDYSMLSESYFKYYPFQLGYVFFNEMIFRIFNNEYYFMFIQILNVIFLSVSYFFILLSEKLLFNNKYIDIITSVLMIFCLQSPIFCSFTYGNIPGLMFSCVSIYLFIKTCKKFSWLCLLASGFFAAEAFVIKPNYLITIISISIISILKSIEKKNIKYLVFIIIAFIIGFGTQKICINQYQERTGIDFGKGIPMVSWLCMGINEGPIAPGWFYRKYTISNFENTDMDSSAASEISKLQIKERIDYFSDNPRYTFGFFRNKFLSQWNETTYQSIWITEVRNTEKNYGCIADYVCNEGKSAIKKFMDYFMQFVFGGVVVFFLTTIFKKNKYAKESPELLVIPLIIFGGVLYHILFEAKSQYVIPYLVLMLPLAACGINNFILLIHNMSESLLRIKSKKS